In Patescibacteria group bacterium, a single window of DNA contains:
- a CDS encoding DMT family transporter, protein MKYTKGILLILTTSIISGFSVFLNKWEASGIEPYFFTFAKNLLVAILLTAMLFLIYRLKEFKDLTRRDWWNLVLIGFIGGSVPFLLFFKGLTLTSAAQASFFHKTIFIWLVPISWLFLKKKINKYELVAAFIMLLGSIFYFQYKPESLNRGDLLILIAAIMWAFEIALAKKVLTHLSGFVVAWGRMFFGAILIFLFLLVKNNGFHFTLGYSLWQYLWIVVSAIILFGYVTTFYNGLKYIPAFTAAAIMTLGAPLTSLLSLIFINEKVIPLKITGILLLIFGLYLVVFQNKLWPKKAILSKN, encoded by the coding sequence ATGAAATACACTAAAGGCATTCTTCTTATTTTAACCACAAGCATCATCTCTGGTTTCTCCGTCTTCCTGAATAAATGGGAGGCGTCGGGTATTGAGCCCTACTTTTTTACCTTCGCGAAAAATCTCCTGGTTGCCATATTATTAACGGCTATGCTTTTTCTGATCTATCGGCTCAAGGAATTTAAGGATTTGACCCGCAGGGATTGGTGGAATTTGGTCTTAATCGGTTTTATAGGCGGCTCTGTGCCCTTCCTCCTTTTCTTCAAGGGCTTAACCCTCACTTCAGCCGCGCAAGCAAGCTTCTTTCACAAAACAATATTTATTTGGCTTGTGCCGATTTCTTGGTTATTTCTGAAAAAAAAGATTAACAAATATGAACTAGTCGCTGCCTTTATAATGCTTTTGGGTAGTATCTTCTACTTTCAATATAAACCGGAAAGCCTCAATCGCGGCGATCTTCTGATTTTAATAGCTGCGATAATGTGGGCTTTTGAAATCGCGCTTGCCAAAAAAGTTCTTACCCATCTTTCAGGCTTCGTGGTTGCTTGGGGTAGAATGTTCTTCGGCGCAATTCTGATCTTTTTATTTCTCCTGGTCAAAAACAACGGGTTTCATTTCACCCTCGGCTATTCCCTATGGCAATATCTTTGGATAGTGGTTAGCGCCATCATTCTTTTTGGTTATGTGACTACTTTTTATAATGGCTTGAAATACATTCCCGCTTTCACTGCCGCCGCAATTATGACCCTCGGCGCGCCCCTTACTTCCCTTCTCTCTCTGATATTTATCAATGAAAAAGTGATCCCTTTAAAAATAACAGGAATTCTGCTTTTAATTTTTGGGCTTTATCTTGTGGTCTTTCAAAACAAACTATGGCCAAAAAAGGCGATCTTATCCAAAAATTGA